One genomic segment of Candidatus Aenigmatarchaeota archaeon includes these proteins:
- a CDS encoding VTT domain-containing protein produces MLEQIVNQIVQVYGPWGLFVAMIIQTIVAPISSEAVIMFSGALGIDIWKIVIFGGLGTIIGAILAFFIARKGGRPIVMKILGDEWIENLDAWVNQKGRTGILVTRLVPIIPFDLISYISGITSLKFIDYFIPTVLGVFPRMLILAFLGNRVGHIFRIIGFGMDLLIALGFVGFIVIIWLDRKGKIKWFKRFVFKRILKVK; encoded by the coding sequence ATGCTAGAACAGATAGTAAATCAAATAGTCCAGGTCTATGGTCCTTGGGGTCTTTTTGTTGCAATGATAATTCAAACAATAGTTGCTCCCATATCATCAGAAGCTGTAATCATGTTCTCAGGGGCACTTGGGATAGATATATGGAAGATAGTGATTTTTGGTGGTCTTGGGACAATAATTGGGGCTATTTTGGCCTTTTTTATTGCCAGGAAAGGTGGAAGGCCCATTGTCATGAAAATATTGGGTGATGAGTGGATAGAAAACTTGGATGCATGGGTAAATCAAAAAGGGAGGACTGGCATACTTGTAACAAGGCTCGTCCCAATCATACCTTTTGACCTAATAAGTTATATATCAGGCATCACCTCACTTAAATTCATAGATTATTTCATTCCAACTGTTCTAGGGGTGTTCCCAAGGATGCTTATACTTGCTTTTTTGGGAAATAGAGTCGGCCATATTTTCAGGATAATTGGCTTTGGAATGGATCTTCTGATAGCCTTGGGGTTTGTTGGTTTTATAGTTATTATTTGGTTGGATAGAAAGGGTAAGATAAAGTGGTTTAAAAGGTTTGTTTTCAAGAGGATTTTAAAGGTAAAATAG
- a CDS encoding oligosaccharide flippase family protein, producing the protein MKIPFSKSILGEIKKERELVNNTILMFLASFFQAISIFIVNLLLARFFTPTEFGEFRTIFYFVSFIPMLIDFGLSVTLSKYTPQFRVKEREKLNKLVRWSLKLRLTSFFVLLILLTIFAKQLSISLLHDPSRTYLIFLGFPLIISIFFNIFQSMTTGFENFKVFFFSRVVTSISFFAFVLPFAYFFGLPYCLVGFALAYILGNLYCLRFVAREGVFRKVDVNLDVKKIFFKFSIPIHVLSIPSYLGNVIVPILSLFFPLELIGQYSFSFLFYYGGLIIPSSFASVLLPKISKLKVMNDENKIREILLKVFFAYSIIILIIITLILLFGEILISTIAPNYLPGLLFFKVLASFGLFSGYISIYNSYLIAKEKIGMVALLILLQHVLLFGISFLLLKGV; encoded by the coding sequence ATGAAAATCCCATTCAGCAAGTCTATTTTAGGTGAAATAAAAAAGGAAAGGGAACTTGTAAATAACACTATTCTCATGTTTTTAGCCTCATTTTTTCAGGCCATTTCAATATTTATAGTTAATCTTTTATTGGCAAGATTTTTCACGCCAACAGAGTTCGGAGAATTCAGGACTATATTTTATTTTGTAAGCTTCATCCCAATGCTAATAGATTTTGGACTTAGTGTCACACTCTCCAAATACACCCCACAATTCAGGGTTAAAGAGAGAGAAAAACTCAATAAACTTGTTAGGTGGTCACTTAAATTAAGATTGACAAGCTTTTTTGTTTTATTAATACTTCTTACAATATTTGCCAAGCAACTTTCTATTTCCCTGCTTCACGACCCAAGTAGAACTTATCTTATTTTCCTAGGATTTCCACTGATAATCTCTATATTTTTCAACATCTTCCAATCGATGACAACAGGTTTTGAGAATTTCAAGGTATTTTTTTTCTCCAGAGTGGTAACAAGTATAAGTTTTTTTGCATTTGTTTTACCTTTTGCATACTTTTTTGGTTTGCCATATTGTTTGGTAGGTTTTGCTTTAGCCTATATATTGGGTAACCTTTATTGTCTAAGGTTTGTTGCAAGAGAAGGTGTTTTCAGGAAAGTTGATGTTAACCTGGATGTGAAAAAAATATTTTTTAAATTTTCAATTCCAATACATGTTCTTTCAATCCCATCCTATTTGGGAAATGTCATAGTCCCGATTTTAAGCCTATTCTTCCCTCTTGAATTAATAGGGCAATATTCTTTTTCCTTTTTATTTTATTATGGGGGGTTGATAATCCCATCTTCATTTGCTTCTGTTTTATTACCAAAGATATCAAAACTAAAAGTCATGAATGATGAAAATAAAATAAGGGAAATTCTACTAAAAGTATTTTTTGCTTACAGTATTATAATATTGATAATAATAACTCTAATATTACTTTTTGGTGAAATATTAATCTCAACCATAGCTCCCAACTATCTGCCAGGTTTGTTATTCTTCAAGGTTTTGGCCTCTTTCGGTTTATTTTCTGGTTACATCTCAATTTATAATTCCTATCTTATTGCCAAGGAAAAAATTGGTATGGTAGCCTTATTGATACTTCTTCAACATGTATTATTATTTGGAATAAGTTTCTTGCTCTTGAAGGGAGTTTAA